AACTATAAAGAGGTGCTGGCGAATTTCTGGCGCGATTTCTCCGCCGCCATCGCCGAAACCAGCGAGCTGCGCATCTCCGAGGTGCTGGACGTTCTGGATGACGCGCTCGCGCCCCAGCTCTACCCGCCGCGCGAGGATGGCTCCGATCCGCGGATCTGCCCGAAATGCGGCACCGGCCAGCTGCATCTGAAAAGCTCCCGCACCGGCGGCTTTGTGGGCTGCGGCAATTACCCGGAATGCACCTATACCCGCCCCATCGCGGGCGAAGGTGCCGACGGCGATGAGCGCCTGCTGGGCGAGGATGCGGGCGATGAGATCTGGCTCAAGGCGGGCCGCTTTGGGCCTTACGTGCAGCGCGGTGAACCGACGCCCGAGAACAAGAAACCCCCGCGCGCCTCGCTGCCGCGCGGCTGGTCCAAGGACGATATGGATCTCGAGAAAGCGCTTGTGCTGCTCTCCCTGCCGCGCGAGATCGGGGTGCACCCGGAAGGCGGCGAGATCAAATCGAACTTTGGCCGCTTCGGCCCCTACCTGATGCACCAACTGCCCGATGAGGCCAAACCGGTCTATGCCAACCTCAAGGATCCGGCCGACGTGTTTGAGATCGGCATGAACCGCGCGGTGGAGCTTCTGGCCGAAAAACGCGCCAACCCGGGGCGCGGGCGCGGTGCGGCGGCCAAAGCGCTGAAGGAACTGGGCGAACACCCCGAGGAGGGCGGCCCTGTCAACATCATGGAAGGCCGCTATGGGCCCTACGTGAAATGGGGCAAGGTCAACGCCACGCTGCCCAAGGACACCGACCCGAACGCGGTGACGATGGAAGAGGCCGTGGCCCTGATCACAGAGAAGGCCGGCAAGAAGGGCGGTGCCAAGAAGAAGGCCGCTCCGAAGAAGACAGCGGCCAAGAAAACGGCCTCCAAGAAATAACAAAGCGGCGCTTAGGCGCCGCTTTTTCTTATGCGGCAAAGGGTTGCGAAATCTTGCCCCGCCAAAACATGAATGGATTGTCATATTTCTTCTGCTGCAGCGCGGCATTTCATTGACTCCGCCGCGACGCCACGTCACAACACCGGGCAGGAGAGAGCAATTGCGGGAAATCTGACATGAAAAAGGTTTACGGCTCGGCTGCGGAAGCGCTGGACGGGCTTTTGCAGGATGGCATGTTCATCGCGGCGGGCGGCTTCGGCCTCTGCGGCATTCCGGAGCTTCTGTTGCAGGCCATCAAGGAGGCCGGCACGAAGGATCTGACCTTCGCCTCCAACAACGCGGGCGTGGATGATTTTGGCATCGGCATCCTGCTGCAGACGCGGCAGGTGAAGAAGATGATCAGCTCCTACGTGGGCGAAAACGCCGAGTTCATGCGGCAGTATCTGTCGGGCGAGCTGGAGCTTGAGTTCAACCCGCAGGGCACTCTGGCCGAGCGCATGCGCGCCGGCGGCGCGGGCATCCCCGGGTTCTACACGAAAACCGGCGTGGGCACCGTGATCGCGGACGGCAAGGAGCATAAGGATTTCGACGGCCAGACCTACATCATGGAGAAAGGCATCTTCGCTGATCTTGCCATCGTGAAAGCCTGGAAGGCCGATGAAACCGGCAACCTCGTGTTCCGCAAGACGGCGCGCAACTTCAACGTGCCCGCCGCCACCTGCGGCAAGATCTGCGTGGCGGAAGTGGAAGAAATCGTACCCACGGGCTCGCTTGATCCCGATGGCATCCACCTGCCGGGGATCTACGTGCACCGCCTGATCAAGGGCGATCACGAAAAACGCATCGAACAACGCACGGTCCGGGGGGCATAATCATGTGGGATCGCAATCAGATGGCCGCCCGCGCGGCACAGGAACTGCAGGACGGCTGGTATGTGAACCTCGGGATCGGCATCCCGACGCTG
The sequence above is drawn from the Pseudoruegeria sp. SHC-113 genome and encodes:
- a CDS encoding CoA transferase subunit A, with protein sequence MKKVYGSAAEALDGLLQDGMFIAAGGFGLCGIPELLLQAIKEAGTKDLTFASNNAGVDDFGIGILLQTRQVKKMISSYVGENAEFMRQYLSGELELEFNPQGTLAERMRAGGAGIPGFYTKTGVGTVIADGKEHKDFDGQTYIMEKGIFADLAIVKAWKADETGNLVFRKTARNFNVPAATCGKICVAEVEEIVPTGSLDPDGIHLPGIYVHRLIKGDHEKRIEQRTVRGA